The DNA window AGGAGCATTTCAGCGTTGCACGCAGGGTTGAAttgtagaatttttttcttgGCTGCATACGAGTCGGGGACACTGGGATGTGGGAGTCTCTCCGCCGCAAGATGTGCGCTTGTCtggagtctcacacacacacacacacacacacactctctgtttCACACGCACcagcgcgcgcgcacacacacacacccgtgtgtCATGCATTATTTTCCTACTGTGCCACTCGTCATGCCCAGACAGCACGTTGCGAAACGGTCTGTTTCGTCACCTTTCTGAAAGCTgcagaagtatttttaaaattcttactTGTAAAAatccttgcccccccccccccccccgcccgcccccccattCCAGATCTGCTGGAGTCTTTGAAAGCAGAATACGTGGCTCCGTTGGTTCTGTGGTTGTGCCACGAGCAGTGCCAGGAGACGGGCAGCCTGTTTGAGGTGAGTCTGAGAATAGCAACGATCACgcaacccacacccccccccagcaataGCGGACAATGTTAGCCTGCTTTCCATACCCCTGTATTTAATAACCTGTGAATGGTCTGGAGTTTATCTAAACAGGGGAACAAGGACACATCTCCACTGCACTCCATCATGCTAATCATGACaataaagcaattaaaacaGCAGGAATTATTGTGGATCAGTAATAAGAGACAATTTTATCCTTGTTTTTTATTGACTGACTGCTTGCATTTTACTTTCAGGTTTAACATTATGGGGAAACATTCTGTAAAAAATTATACATGCACCCTCATGTTAAAGTTTTGTAGAAAACTCTTTGATTATTAAATTTTCGATGGCTacattgtaattttattttctagaAAGTCCACCCCATAACTTCATTAAAATTTATCTAAGTTTTGCAGAATCCAGTTAATTTATTGGTACGTTTTCAAGCCCAGAATAATAACGATacgacttttaaaaatgaaaggagaAAATGAATGGTGAATGCTATCTCCAGCTGGCTGTTTGCCCAAGCAGTGCAGCACTTCCTAATTATTTTCTGATCGTGTGTGTTCAGACAGGAGCTGGCTGGATCGGGAAGTGTAAGTGCAGTTTCAAACGGTTTTCTCCCTGTTTTCTTTTGCAAGTTTACGGAATGGGGTCATACTTTTAAAATggggtgggggccgggggggggggggggggggcattaaaaTAAGCATGACGAAGCCTTTTTGTGAAGGGAGCTGGAAAATGCGATAAAAGTTTCCGAAACCAAACATTACACAGGAGCGGAGCATGTTATCCATTTGCTTCTATCcaagcagtttgttttcatttggctTAATCTCAGAGTTGCCATTAAGCTCTGTAAGGGTAGTGCTTCAGCATGAAAGCTCCCTGTGCAATAAagcaggtgctgtgtgtgtctgtgtgtgtgcgtgtgtgggcatatatgtgtgtgtgtttggctgagtgtatctgtgtgcaggcaggcaggcaggcgtgcgtgtgggtgggtgtgtgtcgTGCAGACacgtgtgtgactctgtgtcaTTCTAACACGCGCagtacgctgtgtgtgtgtgagtgtgtgcgggtgtgtgtttgtgtgtgtgttcgtgggtgtgtgtgcgcatgcgggtgtgtgtgagtgtgtgcgggtgtgtgtttgtgtgcgtgtgtgtgtgtgttcgcgtgtgCCTACACGCGTGTGATCCCGTGTCGTTCGTACCCGCgcagtgcgctgtgtgtgtgtgtgtgtgtgtgtgtgtgcaggtgtgagtgtgtgcgggtgtgtgtgtgtgtgtgtgtgtgtgtgtgtgtgtgtgtgtgtgtgtgtttgtgcgtgaccCCGTGTCGTTCGTACCTGCGCAGTacgctgtgagtgtgtgcgggtgtgtgtgtgtgtgtgtgtgcgggtgtgtgtgtgtgcgcgcatgcgggtgtgtgtgtgtgtgtgtgtgtgtgtgtgtgtgtgaccccgTGTCGTTCGTACCCGCGCAGTGCGCTGGGAGCGGACTCAGGGCCACATCGTGCGGCGCAGGGACGAGGCCATGACCCCCGAGGCCGTGCGGGAGGGCTGGGAGCAGATCTGCGACTTCACCGACGCCACCAAGCCGACCACCATCGGAGGTACCGGCccaccgaccgaccgaccgaccgaccgaccgaccgaccgcgCCCGGAAAACGACTAACcgctaacggctaacggctaacgTAGCGCCGCGCTGACCGGGCCGCACCAGCCTGCACGTCAggatgaaacacacacacgcccagccTGTGCGCCGAGCGGACCCTGCAGCCCCGCGGCTGTTTTGCATCTGCATAGGCACCAGCAAACCAGTTAATTCCctatatgtgtgcatattgtaatgatattgtaatatatatattgtgtatatatatatatatatatatatatatatatatatatatatatatatatatatatcttgcTTGATGGGGATAAAAATATGCTCCTATTAAAACTTGTGAACTGCCaactgccactgtacccttgagcagtgagctgaacctgcattgcttctgtaaatatccagctgtataaatgacaTACTATccaagtcaccctggataagagtgcctgctaaatgcctgcgaTGTAATTGGTTAAATGAATCTTGCTAGTGAGGATGCAGGCTTTGCACGTTTGTCAGTAAGGATTTCTCTGTGTGTCACTGGAGCAGAGCTGAGTGAGTAACGCTGttctctgtcccccccctccctgctcccccctcccctgtgtgTAAGAGTCAATTAGCACCCTGGTGGAGGTGCTGTCGCGGGTGGACACCAGCGAGGGAGTAACGCCAAATCCCACCAGCACTGTGGCCGCCGCCCCGTCCGGCGGGATCAATCCTGTgagtacggggggggggggggggggggtcggaggtcaagggggcggggccaacaTCATTATTTTCCAGACTAGGCCGTAcggagacaccccccccccaatagtcAGGCTACAGGACCTCTCTTCCcgaagacacacacgcacgcacatgcacatacagcgcacacacacacacatacagcgcacacacagcgcacacacacacacttttctccAGGAGAACTGGATCGCGTGCACGTGTCCAGTTTCAAGCCTAATGCGTTTGCCGCAGTCGGCTGCACAACACCGAGTCCAGACGAGCGGGGAATTGCTTTTTCCCGCGCTGTGGAGAATGTGTTTTAGATGAAATCGCGTCCAGCATAGCTGTTCTGAGTGCTGCTCACAgcccagatacacacacacacacgtctatTTCAGTAAGAGCTGAACGTGGAAAAGGAGGAATAAAAAGAAAGGGCTCTCCGCCCTCGCTGACACGACGCCTCCTGTTGCCACGGCGTTCCCCTGTGCAGCTGGAGGCGGTGGGGCAGAAGCTTCCGGACATGGCCTTCAGCTACTCGCACACGGAGTGCATCCTGTACGCGCTGGGCGTGGGCATGACCACGCGCGAGGAGGACCACCTCCGCTTCCTGTACGAGGGCCACGCGGACTTCGCCTGCCTGCCCACCTTCGGCGTCATCCCCGCCCAGGCCTCCATGATGGGCGGGGGCCTGGGCTCCGTCCCCGGGCTCGACTTCGACTTCACTCGGGTGGGTACGCGCtcgagttcccccccccccaaacgccccCTGCTGGCGACCGGAGGAAACTGCCTCCTGTCGGTTTGAATGCAGCTGACGTAGTCGTAGCTTGTGAAACAGTGTACAGTAATCTCAACTGCCACGCTGGTCTCGGCCTGGGCAAACAGGAAGAGCAGATTCTGGCAGCTCTGGGTGTGCGTTTGTTTCATAGGGGTTTTTAAGAGCACAATCTGGCGGCTCTGTTTGTGCTAGCTCAGGGTGTGTTTGTCTCATAGGGGTTTGGAAGTCAGTTGACAAGCTTTTGTTAGCATTGGTGTGGCCACGCGTTCAcgttggctctctctctctcccaggtcCTGCATGGTGAGCAGTACCTGGAGCTGTACAAACCTCTGCCCACGTCAGGTACCGGCGCCGAAGCCACGTTTTCCTTTTCTCACGACCCCCCaggagtgaagtgtgtgtgtgtgtgtgtgtgtgtttttaatggctTTCTCCCGTGCCTTGCAGGGAAGCTGACCTCCAAGGCAACGGTCGCAGATGTGCTGGACAAAGGGTCGGGAGCCGTCATCCTCCTGGACGGTAGCGCTGCTCATCTGCCGAAAGGCTGTCTGTCTGCGAGCGCGGCGGGGAGCGCTAACGCTAGGCCCAGCCGCTAGACCCGCCCGCTAAACCCGGCCGCTCGCACTGGGGTGTCTGATCCTTTGGTGTTGTGTATCGTCCTGAGGTGCTagagccattttttaaaatctgagtTGCATGAGGAATGTAACCGATGGAAGATCCCATAgatgatatttaatattttcagtggaaaaaaaaaagggaccaGTTGTTTCAttgtagaaatacaaaaaaaggtcCAAGTGCTGTAAGGAATGGGCTCTCCTCATTACGAAAcgagcagggttttttttttttttgctcgttTTTGATTTAATCGGCGACGAGAGTGTCGCTAACTGTTCCGTGTTAACGGCGGGCTTCTCTTCCCAGTTCACACGTACGACGGCGAGGAGCTGCTCTGCTTCAACCAGTTCTCCGTGTTCATCGTGGGAGCCGGGGGCTTTGGAGGAAAGAGAACCTCTGACAAAGCTAaggtaacaccccccccccccacctcttaAACAAAGCAGCCTGTGATTCTCCCTGTAATGCTGCGAGCgcccccgaaaaaaaaacacccccccaccccccaccccccacccccctcgcagCTCTGGCCCGCCTGTGTgatcctttttttctccctcgtTTCTCTCCGACTGAGACCTGTGCTATgttgccgccccccccccccacagagtgCGGTGGCGCCCCCAGACAGAGCTCCAGATGCCGTCCTGACAGACCAAACCACCAGGGATCAGGTAACTCTGAAAGATTCAGTAGCACCGCCCCCGAGTCAGCCCCTCAGGCCACGCGTGTGCTTGTGAAGCTCATTAAAGGCGTGGCCGTCTAATAAAGTGGGGTTCACATTAACACGGGCTGGGAAAGAGGGCGTGAGAAAGGGGGtggcggtgggtgggggggggggggggcttttgcataattttcagcATGTATTCCTGCACTCCCCTGAGATGAGAGAAGACTTCCAGCCTACTGAAGGACTATGACTACCAGTGGTCTACAAAACGCTAATTAGTCATTTCACTTAGTACTTTGTCTTGATCTAAATGGTTTTAAGTGTTTTAGTGCTCTGATTGTTTTAAGCCATTAAAACTGCGGCGTCTCGTGAGCAGTCGCTGGCGGGTGCTTCTTCATGCATACgagatcccccctcccctccctcccgccccccccccccagagctgtAATTGGCATGCGATTAAACGCAGTCACTGTCACACGCGGTCCTCCATCACATCACAACCGCTTCCCACGCCACGCCCGGAGAACGCGGCCCGAGCTCATCGTAAGGAAAAGTTAAAACGTGCTCTGTCCCATCGGGATAGCCCGGAACGGGAGGCTCTGTTAGAGGGATAACCCGAAACAGGAACGGGAGGCTCTGTCAGGGTGAAATTTCAGCTGTGcgctctgtgctgcaggctgCCCTGTACAGACTGAGTGGAGACTGGAACCCCCTGCACATAGACCCCAGCTTCGCTGCCATGGGAGGTGAGCCCTGCTAATCCACAGCGGATGTAGAGACCACTACAGGGAAAAGACCCATGTTTTGCACTGCGGGGGTTGGCTTTTCAAGAGTTATTTTATGACCAAAACCCCCCAAAGATGTCACAATGAATTTAGCAAGATACATCTTTCTCAAGGGagatctgaacacacacacactttgaaatAATGATTATATATTATAACCTAGAACTGGAGAAATATTAATACATATGTATGAAATGTACTTATGACAGTGTACAAATACGCAGGATGAAACTGGTCTGCGACATGATATCAATCAAGAGCACTTCACTGATTTTAGGGTTCCAGTCCCCCATCCTGCACGGGCTGTGCTCGTTTGGGTTCGCCGGACGCCACGTTCTGCAGCAGTACGCCAACAACGACGTCTCCAAGTTCAAGGCCATCAAGGTGAACCCTGCACGTGCGGGAAGGCGATCGAAGGGCGCGCACGTTTACGAGTTCTGATTGGGTTTGTGcggagtgggcgtggcctcgcATTCGATAAGCTGACGCCCACCGGCCGACGCCCTTCTGTAACGCGCTTACATTGATTGGGATGATGATGCTGCTGCGTGGTTAGATCACATGACCTAGCGGCCCCaccctgctctgtctctcctctcccccccccaggtgcgCTTTGTGAAGCCGGTGTTCCCAGGCCAGTCTCTGCAGACCGAGATGTGGAAAGAAGGAAACAGAATCCACATTCAGTGCAaggtgaggatgatgatgatgatgatgatgaaaatgactGATTTTGCTTCTTTACATGAAAGTGGTACTGtgatcttttctttctttcattatttaccTCATGTCATATCCTTGTATTTGTGACGCGCTTATGCCAGGACGTGATGTGTGCGTTTAAAGCATTAAAGTTGAGAATCATGAGAAGATGGAGCGGTAAAAACGTGAGAGGTTCCTTCGAGCTGAAGAGCTCACGCTCTGTCTGAAGAGGACTTGAGTGCCCTGGAGGGAGAGCGGTTCACTCGAGCGTTActgaaaccccccctcccccggcgctctgacccccccgaccccctcctACCGCGGAGGCGCGGTTTCTTCACGCCCATCGTCTCTGCTTCAGGTGAAGGAGACTGGAGCTGTGGTGTTGGCCGGAGCGTATGTGGATCTGCACGGGTCCGACGACACCGCTACGCCTGAGAAGGTTCCCGAGGTAAAGTGGGAGGCGggaaaagtgggggggggggggggggggggggggttgagcttCCTTCTCAGTAGGTGGTGGTATGGGTGCGTTTAAAATAAAACGTCTTTCCCCGTCCCGCGCAGGCGGGGGCGCTGCAGAGCGACCTGGTGTTCGAGGAGATCGGGCGGCGCATTAAGACCCTGGGGGCGGAGATGGTGAGGAAGGTCAACGCCGTCTTCGGCTGGGAGATCACCAAGGCGGGAAGCGTCGCCGCGCAGTGGAGTGAGTGGAGACGGGGCGTGGCTCGCACGCACCGCACACGCACCGCACACACTCGCCACACGCAcacgggggcagggggggaggggggtggggtggcctTGTGCCCGAGTCACAAACTAAGATTCGGTATCCAGTAGTCTCAGTACTGAGTGAACTGAAACTGCAAAGCAAAAatcccaacaaaaaaaaaaagaggaaacctAACATGTTTCAGAAGTGCTGATGTTTAGATAACAGAGCAGAGGAACTCGTTAATAGCACTTACGAATCTATTAGCACAAGCacttttgaaatcattttttttctttccttttgtgCATATGTCAAAGCAATGGTAGTAAATGCAGCACACTGAAGAACACCATGAACAGAGTAGCCAGCCGTCATAATGGCCGTCAGCTTTGATGTGCCACGTAGGTTCGTGGAAGCAGTACGTACTCTCCAGCGTGAATTCCGCAGCAGTTGTTGCCATGGTAAAGGAGTGTCCGTTACACTGCAGTGACGGGTGTTGATCTCATGTTTTTTCGTGAAGCCATCGACCTGAAGAGCGGGGAGGGTTCCCTGCACAAGGGCCCGTTCGGCGGGAAAGTGGACGTGACGCTGACCCTCTCAGACGAGGACTTCATGGACGTGGTGCTGGGGAAGCTCAACCCGCAGAAGGTGCAGGGCGCAGGCGCTCGGAAACAGACCTCCTCTGACCTTCAGAAAGATTTAGTGTCAGGTGGCCTCTGCAATTGCAGGATTAGCCAGGCTGAACGTAAACAGCGATACCAGGACGATCAGGATGTGAAGGTCAGACAGTTTGCTTCGTCGGTGCGTACGACATACAGACAGAACATGGACGACATTCAGAAAGTTCTAGGTGTTCCTGAGAATATAAGCTGGGTGAAAAAGCCAAATATAATGCATATTATATCATATTTAGGAAATCTATGCAGGTAGCTTTGTATATAGGTGCTTGCTGAGCagattagtattattattattagacatTCTtatttgttaataataataataactcgaCTAAGCTAAAGATTGACATTCTCTTCACTGCTGAACTTGTTCATGTTTACTTACATAAATGCTGAAGTGTGCCATTACTTTtatttctcttccccccccattccccaggCATTTTTTGGTGGTAAGCTGAAGATGAGGGGCAATATCATGTTGAGCCAGAAGCTGGAGATGATCCTCAAAGACCACGCCAAGCTGTGAGCGTTCAGCGACCGGACCTCCCACTTCAGCTTCAAACtgttaagccgcgtttccaccaaaagtacccggaacctTTAGTCCCGGGAACcacttttcaataaaataaaaggttccttcagcccactgttgtctgcgtttccaccatggtctaaagtcccgcaaagattaggcaaattagcccactgacgtatgaaaaagcgacattgtcgtcggtccatctgtcctatgatttcttctgtaaccccatactaccaccgaagtagcctacattattttctaataaccgggacagcccggaggggtttattccacttatatgcAACGGGTTActaacaatgactatatatggttacttttgcatttattgatttttatcgatttaatcacctggaattgaaatattcttctgcagccgtttgggcatattttaccgttgtcaagcaaaactgtcgttggtagttgaacttggaccgttgttatgcaacaaataggatataacaggccaatagtcacaTTGTAACGGTTTTATATACCccctcaaacacattcattatgtttttatgcgaacattcactttcattcgcaccgagttcctcaaaaggttcctagttccggggtaaagttcctgcggtggaaacgcggctttagtcaTCCTTCTCTGTGAGGAAATGTGATTCGCATTAACCCGCTCTGACTGACCTTAGAAACCTCTGCATCAGGTACTGTACGCATTGATTTACATGCGAGAACCCTGAGAAATGTGTGAACTGTAAATTTAAGTGTGAATCTGTCCAGATGGGCTTTGATCTTTTTTCCTGGAATCAGTGT is part of the Anguilla anguilla isolate fAngAng1 chromosome 10, fAngAng1.pri, whole genome shotgun sequence genome and encodes:
- the hsd17b4 gene encoding peroxisomal multifunctional enzyme type 2, whose product is MSELLRFDGKVVLVTGAGGGLGREYALAFGERGASVVVNDLGGDIKGDGKSSSAADKVVEEIKAKGGKAVANYDSVENGDKLVQTALDAFGRIDIVINNAGILRDRTFGRTSDLDWDLIHRVHLRGSFLVTRAAWNHMKNQKYGRIIVTSSAAGVYGNFGQGNYSAAKMGLVGLSNTLAIEGRKYNIHCNAIAPTAGSRLTQTVMPPDLLESLKAEYVAPLVLWLCHEQCQETGSLFETGAGWIGKLRWERTQGHIVRRRDEAMTPEAVREGWEQICDFTDATKPTTIGESISTLVEVLSRVDTSEGVTPNPTSTVAAAPSGGINPLEAVGQKLPDMAFSYSHTECILYALGVGMTTREEDHLRFLYEGHADFACLPTFGVIPAQASMMGGGLGSVPGLDFDFTRVLHGEQYLELYKPLPTSGKLTSKATVADVLDKGSGAVILLDVHTYDGEELLCFNQFSVFIVGAGGFGGKRTSDKAKSAVAPPDRAPDAVLTDQTTRDQAALYRLSGDWNPLHIDPSFAAMGGFQSPILHGLCSFGFAGRHVLQQYANNDVSKFKAIKVRFVKPVFPGQSLQTEMWKEGNRIHIQCKVKETGAVVLAGAYVDLHGSDDTATPEKVPEAGALQSDLVFEEIGRRIKTLGAEMVRKVNAVFGWEITKAGSVAAQWTIDLKSGEGSLHKGPFGGKVDVTLTLSDEDFMDVVLGKLNPQKAFFGGKLKMRGNIMLSQKLEMILKDHAKL